One Primulina huaijiensis isolate GDHJ02 chromosome 5, ASM1229523v2, whole genome shotgun sequence DNA segment encodes these proteins:
- the LOC140976701 gene encoding protein MANNAN SYNTHESIS-RELATED 2 isoform X2, which yields MAFDPRQVLAAVLTFTMFAMLANMIKRDHFDSVHPTVHETNKASDNSLVSVTKGGDGPWKEDGVTLKPCWVKPVLQETDEMHGYATFSLTNGPEYHVSQIADAVVVARYLRATLVIPDIRGSKPGDKRSFEDVYDVEKFIASLEGVVKVVKSQPSDVSARNLAVVKVPNRVTEEHIAENVEPVFRTKGNVRISTYFPSVNMKKTKEKTNTDSIECLAMFGTLEPQSGIREVVDSMIDRLKTASRKSNGQFVAVDLRVDILENKGCHKDNGSPGSKSCYGPQEIALFLRKIGFNKDTTVYVTQTRWDSSLDALKDFFPKTYTKEAIMPMDKKDEFLDSETSEFEKVIDFYISSESDVFVPAISGLFYANVAGRRIAFGRSQILVPADIPDSSASSEDFISHYVSKKNHFAYSCFC from the exons ATGGCGTTTGATCCCAGACAAGTATTGGCAGCTGTGTTGACCTTCACCATGTTTGCGATGCTTGCCAACATGATTAAGCGCGATCATTTCGATTCTGTTCAT CCAACCGTTCATGAGACCAACAAGGCTTCTGATAACAGCCTTGTTAGTGTCACAAAAGGGGGTGATGGACCTTGGAAGGAGGACGGGGTCACCTTGAAGCCTTGTTGGGTGAAGCCAGTTTTGC AGGAGACAGATGAGATGCATGGATATGCCACCTTCTCATTGACTAATGGCCCTGAATACCATGTCTCTCAG ATTGCTGATGCGGTGGTTGTGGCCAGGTATCTACGGGCTACCCTTGTAATCCCAGATATCAGAGGAAGCAAACCTGGTGATAAGAG GAGCTTTGAGGATGTCTATGATGTTGAAAAGTTCATAGCAAGCCTCGAGGGCGTGGTCAAAGTTGTTAAATCTCAGCCTTCTGATGTATCAGCTCGTAATCTAGCAGTAGTGAAGGTTCCTAATCGGGTTACTGAAGAGCACATTGCAGAAAATGTAGAACCAGTTTTCAGAACTAAGGGAAACGTAAGGATATCCACTTACTTCCCATCAGTGAACATGAAAAAGACAAAGGAAAAGACCAATACAGACTCTATTGAATGTCTGGCAATGTTTGGAACCCTGGAGCCACAATCCGGGATTCGCGAAGTGGTTGACTCAATGATTGACCGCCTAAAAACCGCAAGTCGGAAGTCAAATGGTCAGTTTGTGGCAGTTGACTTGAGAGTTGATATATTGGAGAATAAGGGCTGTCACAAAGACAATGGTTCTCCAGGGTCCAAAAGCTGTTATGGTCCACAAGAGATAGCTCTCTTTTTGAGAAAGATTGGCTTCAACAAGGATACCACAGTGTATGTGACTCAAACAAGATGGGACAGCAGCCTTGATGCTTTGAAGGACTTCTTCCCAAAAACTTATACAAAG GAGGCAATAATGCCTATGGATAAAAAGGACGAATTTCTAGACTCTGAAACTTCTGAATTCGAGAAGGTTATTGACTTCTACATTTCTTCCGAGAGCGATGTCTTTGTTCCGGCCATCTCAGGCCTATTTTATGCCAATGTTGCTGGAAGGAGAATTGCTTTTGGCAGAAGTCAGATACTTGTACCCGCAGATATTCCTGATTCTTCAGCTTCTTCTGAAGACTTCATATCACATTATGTTTCGAAGAAGAACCACTTTGCCTATTCATGTTTTTGCTAG
- the LOC140976701 gene encoding protein MANNAN SYNTHESIS-RELATED 1 isoform X1 gives MAFDPRQVLAAVLTFTMFAMLANMIKRDHFDSVHPTVHETNKASDNSLVSVTKGGDGPWKEDGVTLKPCWVKPVLPEETDEMHGYATFSLTNGPEYHVSQIADAVVVARYLRATLVIPDIRGSKPGDKRSFEDVYDVEKFIASLEGVVKVVKSQPSDVSARNLAVVKVPNRVTEEHIAENVEPVFRTKGNVRISTYFPSVNMKKTKEKTNTDSIECLAMFGTLEPQSGIREVVDSMIDRLKTASRKSNGQFVAVDLRVDILENKGCHKDNGSPGSKSCYGPQEIALFLRKIGFNKDTTVYVTQTRWDSSLDALKDFFPKTYTKEAIMPMDKKDEFLDSETSEFEKVIDFYISSESDVFVPAISGLFYANVAGRRIAFGRSQILVPADIPDSSASSEDFISHYVSKKNHFAYSCFC, from the exons ATGGCGTTTGATCCCAGACAAGTATTGGCAGCTGTGTTGACCTTCACCATGTTTGCGATGCTTGCCAACATGATTAAGCGCGATCATTTCGATTCTGTTCAT CCAACCGTTCATGAGACCAACAAGGCTTCTGATAACAGCCTTGTTAGTGTCACAAAAGGGGGTGATGGACCTTGGAAGGAGGACGGGGTCACCTTGAAGCCTTGTTGGGTGAAGCCAGTTTTGC CAGAGGAGACAGATGAGATGCATGGATATGCCACCTTCTCATTGACTAATGGCCCTGAATACCATGTCTCTCAG ATTGCTGATGCGGTGGTTGTGGCCAGGTATCTACGGGCTACCCTTGTAATCCCAGATATCAGAGGAAGCAAACCTGGTGATAAGAG GAGCTTTGAGGATGTCTATGATGTTGAAAAGTTCATAGCAAGCCTCGAGGGCGTGGTCAAAGTTGTTAAATCTCAGCCTTCTGATGTATCAGCTCGTAATCTAGCAGTAGTGAAGGTTCCTAATCGGGTTACTGAAGAGCACATTGCAGAAAATGTAGAACCAGTTTTCAGAACTAAGGGAAACGTAAGGATATCCACTTACTTCCCATCAGTGAACATGAAAAAGACAAAGGAAAAGACCAATACAGACTCTATTGAATGTCTGGCAATGTTTGGAACCCTGGAGCCACAATCCGGGATTCGCGAAGTGGTTGACTCAATGATTGACCGCCTAAAAACCGCAAGTCGGAAGTCAAATGGTCAGTTTGTGGCAGTTGACTTGAGAGTTGATATATTGGAGAATAAGGGCTGTCACAAAGACAATGGTTCTCCAGGGTCCAAAAGCTGTTATGGTCCACAAGAGATAGCTCTCTTTTTGAGAAAGATTGGCTTCAACAAGGATACCACAGTGTATGTGACTCAAACAAGATGGGACAGCAGCCTTGATGCTTTGAAGGACTTCTTCCCAAAAACTTATACAAAG GAGGCAATAATGCCTATGGATAAAAAGGACGAATTTCTAGACTCTGAAACTTCTGAATTCGAGAAGGTTATTGACTTCTACATTTCTTCCGAGAGCGATGTCTTTGTTCCGGCCATCTCAGGCCTATTTTATGCCAATGTTGCTGGAAGGAGAATTGCTTTTGGCAGAAGTCAGATACTTGTACCCGCAGATATTCCTGATTCTTCAGCTTCTTCTGAAGACTTCATATCACATTATGTTTCGAAGAAGAACCACTTTGCCTATTCATGTTTTTGCTAG
- the LOC140976702 gene encoding GATA transcription factor 28: MDVMDGTESGIMHYLQDQRHNGLHHHISNGSVLDQDEHGDNNNVGSSSGVNEVLDGDVSADMGNRVDNHGALVRHSENNNQLTLSFQGQVYVFDSVSPEKVQAVLLLLGGREVAPIIPTAPISTPNSRGLSSTPQKLNVPQRLASLVRFREKRKERNFDKKIRYTVRKEVALRMQRNKGQFTSSKPNFDDSASAASSWDSNQSWAIDGQGSQTQDSFCRHCGINEKSTPMMRRGPEGPRSLCNACGLMWANKGTLRDLSKATTTSLGTTPLHNRSEENGNLEADEMVLSATVPGNANDSS; this comes from the exons ATGGATGTAATGGATGGAACCGAATCGGGAATTATGCATTACTTGCAAGATCAGCGTCATAACGGGTTGCATCATCACATAAGTAATGGGAGTGTACTAGATCAAGACGAGCATGGCGACAATAATAATGTTGGTAGTAGTAGTGGGGTGAATGAAGTACTTGATGGAGATGTTTCAGCTGATATGGGAAATCGAGTTGATAACCATGGCGCATTGGTGCGGCATAGTGAGAACAATAATCAGCTCACATTGTCCTTTCAGGGTCAAGTTTATGTGTTTGATTCTGTCTCTCCAGAAAAG GTTCAAGCTGTACTTCTACTATTGGGAGGGCGTGAAGTAGCCCCTATCATTCCTACAGCTCCAATATCTACTCCTAATAGCAGA GGATTATCCAGTACCCCACAAAAGCTAAATGTTCCTCAGAGATTGGCTTCACTTGTAAGATTTCGTGAGAAGCGGAAAGAACGAAATTTCGACAAGAAAATACGTTACACTGTTCGCAAGGAAGTTGCTTTGAG AATGCAAAGGAATAAAGGACAGTTTACATCCTCGAAGCCCAATTTTGACGATTCTGCATCAGCTGCATCGAGTTGGGACTCAAATCAAAGCTGGGCAATTGATGGCCAAGGATCGCAAACTCAAGATTCTTT CTGCCGGCATTGTGGTATTAATGAAAAGTCTACCCCAATGATGCGCCGGGGACCAGAAGGACCAAGATCACTTTGTAATGCATGTGGACTCATGTGGGCTAATAAG GGAACTCTGCGGGACCTTTCAAAGGCAACGACCACCTCGCTGGGAACGACTCCCCTACATAACAGGAGTGAGGAG AATGGTAACTTGGAGGCGGATGAAATGGTATTGAGTGCTACTGTTCCTGGAAATGCTAATGATTCATCATGA